A portion of the Segatella copri DSM 18205 genome contains these proteins:
- a CDS encoding efflux RND transporter periplasmic adaptor subunit, protein MKKYSKLIVAAIVALIFIGTFVFLYEKSQPKPVEYTEFTPKMADVLKTTVITGKIEPRNEVSVKPQISGIITEICKEAGDYVQAGEVIAKVKVIPDMGQLSSAQARVRLAEINLKQAQVDYGREEQLFKKQLVSADEFDKVKQAMKQAREEVTAAEDALQVVRDGVSKSNASASSTLIRSTISGIILDIPVKVGNSVILANTFNDGTTIASVANMNDLIFRGNIDETEVGSLVTGMPMKITIGALQNLNFEANLEYISPKAVENNGANQFEVKAAIRSTKGGKIRSGYSANAEIVLAKATHVLTVPESAIEFSGDSTFVYIIKGSDKKKTYERKQVTTGLSDGVNIEIKKGLGLKDKVRGPQVIAENKDDDE, encoded by the coding sequence ATGAAAAAGTATTCAAAGTTGATTGTTGCGGCGATTGTCGCCTTGATTTTCATCGGAACCTTCGTGTTCCTTTATGAGAAATCGCAGCCTAAGCCTGTAGAGTATACTGAGTTTACTCCCAAGATGGCTGATGTTTTGAAAACTACCGTCATCACGGGCAAGATTGAGCCTCGCAACGAGGTGAGCGTAAAGCCTCAGATTAGCGGTATCATCACCGAGATTTGCAAAGAAGCGGGTGATTATGTTCAGGCGGGCGAGGTTATCGCCAAGGTAAAGGTGATTCCAGATATGGGACAGCTCAGTTCGGCTCAGGCACGTGTGCGCCTTGCAGAAATCAACCTGAAACAGGCACAGGTGGATTACGGCCGCGAGGAACAGCTCTTCAAGAAACAGCTGGTCAGCGCCGATGAGTTTGATAAGGTAAAGCAGGCGATGAAACAGGCACGCGAGGAGGTTACCGCTGCCGAAGATGCTCTCCAGGTGGTGCGCGATGGTGTAAGCAAGAGCAATGCCAGCGCTTCTTCCACCCTCATCCGTTCTACCATCTCGGGCATTATCCTCGATATTCCGGTCAAGGTGGGTAACTCGGTAATTCTTGCCAACACTTTCAACGATGGTACTACCATCGCCAGTGTGGCCAACATGAACGACCTCATCTTCCGTGGCAATATCGATGAAACCGAAGTGGGAAGTCTCGTTACAGGAATGCCGATGAAGATTACCATCGGAGCCTTGCAGAACCTCAACTTCGAGGCAAACCTGGAATATATCTCACCTAAGGCTGTAGAAAACAATGGTGCCAACCAGTTTGAGGTAAAGGCAGCCATCCGCTCTACCAAGGGCGGCAAAATCCGTTCCGGTTACAGCGCCAATGCCGAGATTGTACTGGCAAAGGCTACCCATGTACTCACCGTTCCGGAGAGTGCCATCGAGTTTAGCGGCGATTCTACCTTTGTATATATCATAAAAGGTAGCGACAAGAAGAAGACTTATGAGCGCAAACAGGTAACCACCGGTTTGAGCGATGGAGTAAATATAGAAATCAAGAAAGGTCTGGGACTCAAGGACAAGGTTCGCGGTCCTCAGGTAATAGCAGAAAATAAGGATGATGACGAATAG
- a CDS encoding DUF6078 family protein, whose amino-acid sequence MNNISIHSIDTVCLKEACPVHHLCARFERYQKLRKSEKVFSILNPDHIACSEQGCAYRLQKKIIRMARGFRRMFGTIPSANTPHFWHFSPYISESTYCKAKRGAILIAPDMQQKLLRLFEQNGADISIGFDEYVEQEGYEEVDTANCKKI is encoded by the coding sequence ATGAACAATATTTCAATCCATTCCATTGATACGGTATGTCTCAAGGAGGCGTGCCCGGTACATCATCTTTGTGCTCGTTTTGAGCGTTATCAGAAGTTGCGTAAGTCGGAGAAGGTGTTCAGTATTCTGAACCCGGACCATATAGCCTGCAGCGAGCAGGGCTGTGCCTATCGTCTTCAGAAGAAGATCATACGCATGGCACGCGGATTCCGCCGCATGTTCGGTACGATACCTTCTGCCAATACGCCTCATTTCTGGCACTTTTCGCCCTATATCAGCGAAAGCACCTATTGCAAGGCGAAGCGCGGCGCCATCCTCATCGCACCCGATATGCAGCAGAAATTACTGCGTCTCTTCGAGCAGAATGGCGCCGATATCAGCATCGGTTTTGATGAATATGTAGAGCAGGAGGGCTATGAAGAAGTAGATACCGCAAACTGTAAAAAAATATAA
- the nagB gene encoding glucosamine-6-phosphate deaminase: MRVIIEKDYEKLSKWAADHVIETINRFQPTAERPFVLGLPTGSSPQGMYANLVKAVKEGKVSFKHVITFNMDEYVGLPESHPESYHSFMATNLFNHIDCPKENIHILNGNAENLEEECRHYEQMIEEAGGIDLFIGGIGPDGHIAFNEPFSSLTSRTRVKTLTTDTKIANSRFFDNDPEKVPSLALTVGVGTVMAAREVMILCNGHNKARALQAAIEGPVTQAWTISALQQHQHGIIVCDEIACDELKVGTYRYFKDIEKDNI, translated from the coding sequence ATGCGTGTTATTATCGAAAAAGATTATGAGAAGCTGTCAAAGTGGGCAGCTGATCATGTAATTGAAACAATTAACAGATTTCAACCAACTGCTGAACGTCCTTTTGTTCTGGGTTTGCCAACCGGTTCTTCACCTCAGGGCATGTATGCCAATCTGGTAAAGGCGGTAAAAGAAGGCAAGGTTTCGTTCAAGCATGTCATCACCTTCAATATGGATGAATATGTAGGTTTGCCGGAATCTCATCCTGAGAGCTATCATTCTTTCATGGCTACCAATCTCTTCAATCATATCGACTGTCCTAAGGAGAATATTCATATCCTGAACGGTAATGCCGAGAATCTGGAAGAGGAGTGCCGTCATTATGAGCAGATGATAGAAGAAGCGGGTGGCATCGACCTCTTTATCGGTGGTATCGGTCCTGATGGCCATATCGCTTTCAACGAGCCATTCTCTTCTCTAACCTCACGCACACGAGTAAAGACGCTCACTACAGACACCAAGATTGCCAACTCCCGTTTCTTCGATAATGATCCTGAGAAGGTACCTAGTCTGGCTCTGACCGTAGGTGTGGGTACCGTGATGGCTGCCCGAGAGGTAATGATTCTCTGCAACGGTCATAACAAGGCCCGCGCCCTGCAGGCTGCCATCGAAGGTCCTGTTACTCAGGCTTGGACCATCAGCGCTCTGCAGCAGCACCAGCATGGCATCATCGTTTGTGATGAGATTGCCTGCGATGAACTGAAGGTGGGTACTTACCGCTACTTCAAGGATATCGAGAAAGATAACATCTAA
- a CDS encoding VapE domain-containing protein — MENLKTLSSSDKMTNEISALSLVESFLDEYYLFRRNVLSGKTEYLTLSKNEDETEEPVEEEPETGGEEEESSDSTWKVLTPEAFNSIVRHAKRLGVGGKKSPRQDIEEFVRSEEVPEFDPIREYLENLPEWDGKNHVAELFGRIPGLTSEQLGWCATWLRSAVAHWLQMDMFHGNETTPVLIGKQGCGKSTFAYRLLPDHLRQYFLDHINFANKFDSEMALTHNLFVNIDEFANMGPSQQGKLKQMLSKVKVNGRPIFGKSQDDRPRYASFLATTNDEHPLCDPTGSRRFVCLHIPAGEYIDNGSPIIYDQLYAQVMYELCHKKTPYWFTNAEVDRIQKCNLPFFKVDDFESMLKSCFRVPEDNETGEWLICSDVFEVLHERFPMLISNLSTKIRIGQSLKLLGCKMKHTKKGQAYLLVRI; from the coding sequence ATGGAAAATTTAAAAACCTTATCGTCATCAGATAAGATGACAAACGAAATTTCAGCACTCTCTCTTGTTGAGAGTTTTCTCGATGAGTATTATCTCTTCCGTAGAAATGTGCTAAGTGGTAAAACCGAGTATCTCACTCTCTCAAAGAATGAGGACGAAACTGAGGAGCCCGTAGAAGAGGAACCGGAAACCGGTGGGGAAGAGGAGGAATCTTCTGACTCAACCTGGAAGGTGCTGACTCCGGAGGCTTTCAATTCCATCGTCCGTCATGCCAAACGGTTGGGTGTAGGAGGTAAGAAGTCGCCCCGACAGGATATTGAGGAGTTCGTACGTTCTGAAGAGGTTCCGGAGTTTGACCCTATCAGGGAATATCTCGAAAACCTGCCGGAATGGGATGGTAAGAACCATGTGGCTGAACTCTTTGGCAGAATTCCGGGGCTTACAAGTGAACAGTTGGGATGGTGCGCCACCTGGCTCCGTTCTGCTGTCGCCCACTGGTTGCAGATGGATATGTTTCATGGCAACGAAACCACTCCTGTGCTTATCGGCAAGCAGGGTTGCGGCAAGAGTACCTTTGCCTATCGCCTGCTGCCGGATCATCTGCGACAGTATTTCCTCGACCACATCAACTTTGCCAATAAGTTTGACTCCGAGATGGCGCTCACTCATAATCTCTTTGTCAACATAGATGAGTTTGCGAATATGGGACCATCGCAGCAGGGCAAGCTGAAGCAGATGCTTTCAAAGGTGAAGGTGAATGGGCGCCCTATCTTCGGCAAGAGTCAGGATGACCGTCCGCGCTACGCTTCCTTCCTGGCAACCACCAATGATGAGCATCCGCTCTGCGACCCTACGGGTAGCCGCCGATTCGTCTGTCTGCACATTCCGGCAGGTGAATATATCGACAACGGTTCACCCATCATTTATGACCAGCTCTATGCACAAGTTATGTATGAGCTTTGCCATAAGAAGACCCCTTACTGGTTTACCAATGCCGAGGTGGATCGCATTCAGAAGTGCAATCTTCCTTTCTTCAAGGTAGATGATTTTGAATCGATGCTGAAGAGCTGCTTCCGTGTTCCTGAAGATAATGAAACGGGCGAATGGCTCATCTGTTCGGATGTTTTCGAGGTTCTGCACGAAAGATTTCCGATGCTGATCAGCAATCTGAGCACCAAGATTCGCATCGGCCAGTCGCTCAAACTCCTGGGTTGCAAGATGAAGCATACCAAGAAGGGTCAGGCCTATCTGCTTGTAAGAATCTGA